Proteins found in one Candidatus Nitrosopelagicus brevis genomic segment:
- a CDS encoding CdvA-like protein produces MSNCEVEIIGKPVKDMYGAPMGKILGTSTDVDGSIQTVGINCGSEGLKQIAFDQLVVQSEVVIFIPKWRLDSQRLLKQKELVIRRLNALMEIVSDNDSMKSDAEIIHEKYNTKLMTLQRTEFEISSELDNRVVEIEEQEKSVKVLLFDAKVQLKSNEISQETFDHVQSETDEMLQHMKHEKDEISKVKSRLANLSLEDMIPEVSPSAMPGTYLPQPSDDEPIETRLPEPPSVESSSQKSSETQVMTIPAQEQIPAEPESDWIKRMNSQ; encoded by the coding sequence ATGAGCAACTGTGAAGTTGAGATTATTGGAAAACCCGTAAAAGACATGTACGGTGCACCAATGGGCAAAATTTTAGGTACCTCAACTGATGTTGATGGTTCTATACAGACAGTCGGCATCAATTGCGGGTCTGAAGGCCTAAAACAAATTGCTTTTGATCAACTCGTAGTTCAATCTGAAGTAGTAATTTTCATTCCAAAGTGGAGATTGGATTCACAACGTTTACTAAAACAAAAAGAACTTGTAATCCGACGTCTTAACGCATTGATGGAAATTGTCTCTGACAACGACAGCATGAAATCTGATGCAGAAATTATTCATGAAAAGTACAACACTAAATTAATGACACTCCAACGTACTGAATTTGAAATTAGTTCTGAATTAGATAATAGAGTCGTCGAAATTGAAGAACAGGAAAAATCTGTCAAAGTTCTTTTGTTTGACGCAAAAGTTCAACTCAAAAGTAACGAAATTTCTCAGGAGACCTTCGACCATGTTCAAAGCGAAACAGACGAAATGCTTCAGCACATGAAACATGAGAAAGATGAGATTTCTAAAGTTAAATCCAGACTAGCAAATCTCTCACTCGAAGATATGATTCCAGAGGTGTCACCATCAGCGATGCCAGGAACTTATCTACCACAACCTTCTGATGATGAGCCAATTGAGACTCGTTTGCCAGAACCTCCTAGCGTCGAGTCCTCATCACAAAAGTCTTCTGAGACTCAAGTAATGACAATTCCTGCACAAGAACAAATTCCGGCAGAACCTGAATCTGACTGGATTAAAAGAATGAATTCACAATAA
- the acs gene encoding acetate--CoA ligase: MHSEEFDIGLGNNDSSIRTSAKNDYVSFWNNCAKSLSWFEPWTETLQWNPPFARWFVGGKINASYNTLDIHQDSKSEKPAILWEGEDGTDRKITYKEMFVEVKKLANVLKSLGVKKGDRVTIYLPMIPELPISMLACARIGAIHTVVFSGFSSKSLSDRVEDSQSKIIITADGGYRKGKIINLKEIVDDSASSVQFVKNVIVYQRTGQKIQLNEKDLLWHEVMQNSSEECDAEILDSTDSLYILYTSGTTGKPKGVLHGIGGYLTHLYSTYKWAFDIKDTDVYFCTADIGWVTGHSYVVYGPLLHGATQVMYEGAPDHPDSSRMWDIIQKYGVTIFYTTPTALRMLMKFGDDIPNSFNLSTLRLLGTVGEPINPEVWKWYFNVIGKKKCPIIDTWWQTETGGMLISPLPGIETIPLKPGSATLPIPGLDIEVVDETGNEVESETKGSLIIKTPWPGMLLGLWKDAEKYKDVYWSKFESLYYPGDYAIKDSDGYLWLLGRSDDVLKVAGHRIGTAELESSIVSHNDVAESAVCGIPDEVKGESIIAFVMLKENVSTSEEQLRSELRETIRTQIGPIATPSQFYFVNKLPKTRSGKIMRRLLKAIAKNETIGDVSTLEDGAAVNEIQSAFQELQKNIENQKK, translated from the coding sequence TTGCATTCTGAAGAATTTGATATTGGTTTGGGGAATAATGATTCCTCAATTAGGACTTCTGCAAAAAATGATTATGTCTCATTTTGGAATAATTGTGCAAAATCATTGTCATGGTTTGAGCCGTGGACTGAAACTTTACAGTGGAACCCACCTTTTGCGCGATGGTTTGTAGGTGGAAAAATCAATGCTTCTTACAATACCTTGGATATTCATCAAGATTCAAAATCTGAAAAACCAGCAATTTTGTGGGAAGGTGAAGATGGAACTGACCGAAAAATTACTTACAAAGAAATGTTTGTAGAAGTCAAAAAACTTGCAAATGTTCTAAAATCATTAGGTGTGAAAAAAGGTGACCGTGTTACAATTTATCTCCCAATGATACCTGAATTGCCCATATCCATGCTCGCCTGTGCCCGAATTGGCGCAATTCATACCGTCGTATTTTCTGGATTTAGCTCAAAGTCTCTTTCTGACAGAGTGGAAGATTCTCAATCAAAAATAATCATCACTGCTGATGGTGGATATAGGAAAGGTAAGATAATCAATCTCAAAGAAATTGTAGATGATTCTGCATCTTCAGTACAATTTGTGAAAAATGTCATTGTCTATCAAAGAACTGGCCAAAAAATACAATTGAATGAAAAAGATTTGCTTTGGCATGAGGTAATGCAAAACTCATCTGAAGAATGTGATGCAGAAATACTTGATAGTACTGATTCATTATACATCTTATACACTTCTGGTACTACTGGGAAACCTAAAGGAGTATTGCATGGGATTGGTGGTTATCTAACTCATCTTTATTCTACATACAAATGGGCATTTGACATAAAAGATACCGATGTTTATTTTTGTACTGCAGACATAGGATGGGTTACCGGTCATAGTTATGTGGTCTATGGTCCTTTGTTACACGGTGCAACACAGGTAATGTATGAAGGTGCACCTGATCATCCTGATTCATCTAGAATGTGGGACATAATCCAAAAATACGGTGTTACAATTTTTTACACAACACCAACTGCTCTTCGAATGTTAATGAAATTTGGAGATGATATTCCAAATTCATTTAATCTTTCAACTTTACGTTTACTTGGAACTGTTGGCGAACCGATTAATCCTGAAGTTTGGAAATGGTATTTCAATGTAATTGGAAAAAAGAAATGCCCAATAATTGATACATGGTGGCAAACTGAAACTGGTGGAATGCTAATCAGTCCTTTACCTGGTATTGAAACAATTCCGTTGAAACCTGGTTCTGCAACATTACCTATCCCTGGATTAGATATTGAAGTTGTTGACGAAACTGGTAATGAAGTAGAATCTGAAACAAAAGGTTCTCTAATAATTAAAACTCCTTGGCCAGGAATGTTATTAGGATTATGGAAGGATGCTGAAAAATACAAAGATGTCTATTGGTCAAAATTTGAATCACTTTATTATCCTGGAGATTACGCCATTAAGGATTCTGATGGTTATTTGTGGTTACTTGGTCGTTCAGATGATGTTCTAAAAGTCGCAGGTCATAGAATTGGAACTGCAGAATTAGAAAGTAGTATTGTTTCTCATAATGATGTTGCAGAATCTGCAGTATGTGGAATTCCTGATGAAGTAAAAGGTGAATCCATCATTGCATTTGTTATGTTAAAAGAAAATGTTAGTACTTCTGAGGAACAACTTCGTTCTGAACTACGTGAAACTATTCGAACACAAATTGGCCCCATTGCAACTCCTAGTCAATTTTACTTTGTAAACAAACTTCCAAAAACCCGAAGTGGAAAAATTATGCGTCGTTTACTAAAGGCAATTGCAAAAAATGAAACAATTGGTGATGTGAGTACTTTAGAAGATGGTGCAGCGGTAAATGAAATTCAATCTGCATTCCAAGAACTACAAAAAAATATTGAAAATCAGAAAAAATAA
- a CDS encoding NAD(P)H-hydrate dehydratase: protein MTATKLTKEHIEKLIPPRKNNSRKGDNGKVLVVGGSYIYHGAPVLSSLAALRSGSDLVYTCVPKINAFSTRSISPDLIVIPMADSKLTRGTVNKMLGQIPVDIDSAAIGMGLAIQDIEAIKLLVKSLLDRNVRVSLDASSLVKEILPIIEGQNVVVTPHSGEFKRIFGESPETEINSRISICEKFAKNHSITILLKGQEDIITNGDSTYTNPTSTPCMTVGGTGDVLSGLTAGFLSRNKNMIESTSTATFVNGAAGEILQKEFGNHILASDLISVLPKVLNSLNN from the coding sequence TTGACCGCCACTAAATTAACAAAAGAACACATCGAAAAACTCATTCCACCACGTAAGAATAATTCACGTAAAGGTGATAATGGTAAGGTTTTGGTTGTCGGAGGTAGTTACATCTATCATGGTGCCCCCGTGCTTTCCTCACTTGCTGCGTTACGTTCTGGCAGTGATCTTGTTTATACATGTGTTCCAAAAATCAATGCATTTTCCACTCGTTCGATTTCTCCAGATTTGATAGTAATTCCAATGGCTGACTCAAAACTCACACGTGGAACTGTCAATAAAATGCTAGGACAAATTCCAGTTGACATTGATTCAGCTGCTATTGGTATGGGACTTGCAATTCAGGATATTGAAGCAATAAAATTACTTGTTAAATCATTACTTGACCGAAATGTACGCGTATCATTAGATGCTAGTTCTCTAGTTAAAGAAATACTTCCTATCATTGAAGGACAAAATGTTGTTGTAACTCCTCATTCAGGAGAATTTAAAAGAATATTCGGCGAATCACCTGAAACTGAAATTAATTCAAGAATTTCTATATGTGAAAAGTTTGCAAAAAACCATTCAATTACAATATTACTCAAAGGTCAAGAAGATATCATTACAAATGGTGATTCAACTTATACAAATCCTACATCAACTCCATGCATGACTGTAGGAGGTACAGGTGATGTTTTATCTGGACTAACAGCTGGATTCTTATCTAGAAATAAAAATATGATTGAATCTACAAGCACTGCGACATTTGTCAATGGTGCTGCAGGAGAAATACTTCAAAAAGAATTTGGAAACCACATACTTGCAAGTGATTTGATTTCTGTATTGCCTAAAGTTCTAAACTCACTTAATAATTAA
- a CDS encoding M20/M25/M40 family metallo-hydrolase encodes MNSEKPIKFIDKNKNSLLKDLQTLIHQPSISAKNEGIKECSVLVSKMLKKSGIKSEILRLGKNAAPLVYGEVKSKNNPNTTLLFYNHYDVQPVEPLELWDDPPFSGKIIGNKIFGRGASDDKGELITRIKAVESYLKTYGDVPCNVKFVIEGEEENGSENIGTYLKKYKKKFSCDGVVWEFGYVDQKNRPIIGLGMKGLLYVELTAKESVRDVHSSFAVIIKNPAWRLIQALNTMRDENGKILIKGWYDDIKPLTKNDIKLIQKEPFDADGFKKEYGVKNFVGNKNSLDAKKALVSGVTCNIAGIDSGYTGDGAKTVLPGSAKVKIDFRLVPNMDPKKLIKLLEKHLRVNGFGDITINVLNAEAAARTNPNEKIVNTVCESTKKIFGDYVLNISNAGTGPMHAFTNILSVPCISVGASYIFCRMHSPNEFAKIDLLHKTTKNICVLLEKFSRS; translated from the coding sequence ATGAACTCTGAAAAACCAATCAAATTTATTGATAAAAATAAAAATTCTCTTTTAAAAGATCTACAAACATTAATCCATCAACCAAGTATCTCTGCAAAAAATGAAGGAATCAAAGAATGCAGTGTTTTAGTATCAAAAATGCTAAAAAAATCAGGCATAAAATCAGAAATATTACGATTAGGAAAAAATGCGGCTCCTTTAGTATACGGTGAAGTAAAATCAAAAAATAATCCAAACACTACTTTGTTATTTTACAACCATTATGATGTTCAGCCTGTAGAACCTCTTGAATTATGGGATGATCCCCCTTTCAGCGGCAAAATAATTGGAAATAAAATTTTTGGTCGTGGGGCATCTGATGATAAAGGTGAACTAATCACTAGAATCAAAGCTGTCGAGTCTTATCTGAAAACATATGGCGATGTTCCATGTAATGTAAAATTTGTAATTGAAGGTGAAGAAGAAAATGGAAGTGAAAACATTGGAACGTATTTAAAAAAATACAAAAAGAAATTTTCATGTGATGGTGTTGTTTGGGAATTTGGTTATGTTGATCAAAAAAACCGTCCTATAATTGGACTGGGTATGAAAGGATTATTGTACGTGGAACTTACTGCAAAAGAATCTGTACGCGATGTACATTCTAGTTTTGCAGTAATTATCAAAAATCCTGCATGGCGATTAATTCAGGCACTAAATACGATGCGTGATGAAAATGGCAAAATTTTGATTAAAGGTTGGTATGACGATATCAAACCTCTTACTAAAAATGATATTAAATTAATTCAAAAAGAACCCTTTGACGCAGATGGTTTCAAAAAAGAATATGGGGTGAAAAATTTTGTTGGTAACAAAAATTCACTCGATGCAAAAAAAGCATTGGTGTCTGGTGTAACATGTAACATTGCAGGCATTGATTCTGGGTATACCGGTGATGGTGCAAAGACAGTTTTGCCTGGTAGCGCAAAAGTGAAAATTGACTTTAGATTGGTTCCAAACATGGATCCAAAAAAATTAATAAAATTACTAGAAAAACATCTTCGCGTTAATGGTTTTGGTGATATAACGATCAATGTTTTGAATGCAGAAGCTGCTGCAAGAACAAATCCAAATGAAAAAATTGTAAACACTGTTTGTGAAAGTACAAAAAAAATTTTTGGTGATTACGTTTTGAACATTTCTAACGCAGGAACCGGACCAATGCATGCATTTACAAATATTTTGTCAGTACCATGCATTTCTGTAGGTGCATCTTACATTTTTTGTAGAATGCATTCGCCTAATGAATTTGCAAAAATCGATCTGTTACACAAAACAACTAAGAACATTTGTGTACTCTTAGAAAAATTTTCACGATCATAA
- a CDS encoding proteasome subunit beta has translation MPGATAVGITFDEGVVFASEKRIAYGNFLVSKSTKKTFPITPKVGATCAGLVADMQLLSLQISALAKIRKMDLKRDVPPNTIAKMMSNMMYERRYFPLLTQVIVGGMTDKPVIYTLDPLGSVLPDEYAAVGTGAEMALGVLDPQFKENMNEKEATDLAVKAVRSATMRDSFSGDGIDVLVVNKDGITEFTEDVK, from the coding sequence ATGCCAGGCGCAACCGCTGTAGGTATCACCTTTGATGAAGGTGTGGTATTTGCAAGTGAGAAAAGAATTGCATATGGAAATTTTTTGGTTAGTAAATCAACAAAGAAAACTTTTCCAATAACTCCTAAAGTTGGTGCAACTTGTGCTGGTCTAGTAGCTGATATGCAATTACTATCATTACAAATTTCTGCTTTAGCAAAAATTAGAAAAATGGATTTGAAACGTGATGTTCCACCAAACACAATTGCAAAAATGATGTCAAACATGATGTATGAAAGAAGATACTTCCCATTGTTGACACAAGTAATTGTTGGAGGAATGACTGACAAACCTGTCATATACACACTTGATCCTCTTGGCTCAGTATTACCTGATGAATATGCTGCAGTCGGCACTGGTGCTGAAATGGCATTAGGTGTCTTAGACCCACAGTTTAAAGAAAACATGAATGAAAAAGAGGCTACAGATTTAGCTGTAAAAGCAGTACGTTCTGCAACAATGAGAGATTCATTCAGCGGTGATGGAATTGATGTTTTAGTAGTTAACAAAGATGGAATTACTGAATTTACTGAAGATGTTAAATAA
- a CDS encoding PUA domain-containing protein, giving the protein MKTNLISKSETTQLLKIVSEKWKIDLPKVKNLKVYEIDDEIQLITGNEIKILKIKDEHLPFLSEITTLEKFPYVQVDMGAVKFMCKGANLMRPGIKKFSEFSKDDIVCIVEESQNKFLAVGKSIVDSSELDNMDKGEVLKNLHYISDKAWEISKTL; this is encoded by the coding sequence TTGAAAACAAATCTAATTTCAAAGAGTGAGACAACACAATTGCTAAAAATTGTCTCAGAAAAATGGAAAATTGATCTACCTAAAGTGAAAAATCTAAAGGTCTATGAAATTGATGATGAGATTCAATTAATCACGGGTAATGAGATTAAAATTTTAAAAATTAAGGATGAACATCTCCCATTTCTTAGTGAAATTACAACATTGGAAAAATTTCCATATGTTCAAGTTGACATGGGCGCGGTAAAATTCATGTGTAAGGGAGCAAATCTCATGAGACCAGGAATTAAAAAATTTTCAGAATTCTCTAAGGACGACATAGTTTGCATAGTAGAGGAATCACAAAACAAATTTTTGGCTGTAGGAAAATCAATAGTAGATAGTTCAGAATTAGACAATATGGATAAAGGAGAGGTATTGAAAAATTTACACTATATTTCTGATAAGGCGTGGGAAATTTCTAAAACACTATAG
- a CDS encoding homoserine dehydrogenase translates to MRIILCGFGVVAQSFSELLESRTHDLYSKFGLRPRIVGVFDSKGCAYDETGLDLKKLNKIKKQSGTVRNYDKSIKQISGKEIIENFDADVLIETTASNYKDAEPGMSHIISAMKKKMHVISVNKGPLALAFPSLMELANYNQVMLRFSGTVGGGTPILDYAKNSLRGEKILSFQGILNGTTNYILTNMAEGMSFEDALNDAKSKGYVEADEALDLDGLDAAAKLVILANWIMGMKVTMPDIIKKGIRKVNTNDIKNAEKNGSAVKLIASCDKELTVSPVEIKINDPLCVNGTLNAISFTSEHSGTQTIIGRGAGGTETASSILRDLIDIRKEITKS, encoded by the coding sequence ATGAGAATAATACTATGCGGATTTGGAGTAGTTGCACAAAGCTTTTCAGAGCTTTTAGAATCACGTACACATGACCTGTATTCTAAATTTGGATTAAGACCACGAATTGTAGGAGTATTTGATAGTAAAGGATGCGCATATGATGAAACCGGTTTAGATTTAAAGAAATTAAATAAAATCAAAAAACAATCAGGCACAGTAAGAAATTATGATAAGTCAATAAAACAAATTTCAGGTAAAGAAATCATTGAAAATTTTGATGCAGATGTATTAATTGAAACTACTGCAAGTAACTATAAAGATGCAGAACCAGGAATGAGCCACATTATTTCTGCAATGAAAAAAAAGATGCATGTTATATCAGTCAATAAAGGACCGCTTGCACTTGCATTTCCATCATTAATGGAATTAGCAAATTATAATCAAGTTATGTTAAGATTCAGTGGTACTGTTGGTGGGGGAACGCCAATTTTAGATTATGCAAAAAATAGTTTACGAGGAGAAAAAATATTATCATTTCAAGGAATTCTTAATGGTACAACTAACTACATACTGACAAACATGGCAGAAGGAATGTCATTTGAAGACGCATTAAACGATGCAAAATCAAAAGGATATGTTGAAGCAGATGAAGCACTTGATCTAGATGGATTAGACGCAGCTGCAAAACTTGTCATTTTAGCAAATTGGATAATGGGTATGAAAGTAACCATGCCAGACATTATCAAAAAAGGTATCCGTAAAGTAAACACAAATGATATCAAAAATGCAGAAAAAAATGGGTCTGCAGTGAAATTAATTGCATCATGTGACAAAGAATTGACAGTATCTCCTGTAGAAATCAAGATTAATGACCCACTGTGCGTGAATGGAACATTAAACGCAATATCATTTACATCAGAACATTCAGGTACTCAAACCATAATTGGTAGAGGGGCAGGAGGAACAGAAACTGCAAGTTCTATACTTAGAGACCTGATAGATATTAGAAAAGAGATTACAAAATCTTGA
- a CDS encoding FAD-dependent thymidylate synthase translates to MSEFSKNERRILEKHFSNSDKNVFAVITPRQVDRGALMSRYSRTDKSMRKIFLDEFLKNKNRGEEFYDRVLLEYGDDSVAELGIAQIAIEGLTNIAVKKIEDRRIGFSYLEKSSRYVSWDKKIKGKYKFLHEPTIMKTKFADEYIDACNLDFEVYSKNIEPMLKLIRERDSINNYKFKDKDGKEKKFSAINDDSILKSSMRIYNAATKAKALDALRSLLPASTLTNVGVTGNGRAFEYLLSILFASKLKEENNLALQIKKELDTTIKSFVRRSDDKYGKVLQKYLNSVKKSAQNVAKTSISGTPSKGKIAKLVEFENENKVINSVISAIIYEQSPGISFEKILQQVRKIPTNKKKKIILEMADLRKNRRHRPSRAFEMAEYTFDLVTNFGMFRDFHRHRALTLERQLLTTHHGYDMPQEVKDLGMQKEFKECMNNTDTVFKKIQKKYPEEAQYVVNFGYNYPYMMKMNMREAVHMIELRTVPQGHQDYRIVAQKMYQAINKKHPILSNIMKFVDMNKYELERFESEKRTEEKRNRQ, encoded by the coding sequence TTGTCCGAATTTTCTAAAAATGAAAGAAGAATTTTAGAAAAACATTTTTCAAACTCAGATAAGAATGTCTTTGCTGTAATAACACCAAGGCAAGTTGATCGTGGTGCATTGATGTCACGATATAGTAGAACTGACAAAAGTATGAGGAAAATTTTCTTAGATGAATTTTTAAAAAATAAAAATCGTGGAGAGGAGTTTTACGATAGAGTTTTACTCGAATACGGAGATGATTCAGTTGCAGAACTAGGTATTGCACAAATTGCAATTGAAGGACTTACAAATATAGCAGTTAAAAAAATTGAAGATAGAAGGATTGGCTTTTCATATTTAGAAAAATCCTCACGATATGTTTCATGGGATAAAAAAATTAAAGGAAAATACAAATTTCTGCATGAACCGACAATAATGAAAACTAAATTTGCAGATGAATATATCGATGCATGTAATTTAGATTTTGAAGTTTATTCAAAAAATATAGAACCTATGTTAAAATTAATTCGAGAAAGAGATTCGATCAACAATTATAAATTTAAAGATAAAGACGGTAAAGAAAAAAAATTTAGTGCCATAAATGATGATTCAATTCTTAAATCATCAATGAGAATATACAATGCTGCAACAAAAGCAAAAGCACTTGATGCATTAAGAAGCTTACTTCCTGCATCAACGTTAACAAATGTAGGAGTTACAGGAAATGGCAGAGCGTTTGAATATTTATTATCAATATTATTTGCATCAAAATTAAAAGAAGAAAATAATTTAGCATTACAAATTAAAAAAGAATTAGACACTACAATCAAATCATTTGTTCGAAGATCTGATGACAAATATGGAAAAGTTCTACAGAAATATCTGAACAGTGTAAAAAAATCAGCACAAAATGTGGCAAAAACTTCAATTTCAGGCACACCATCTAAAGGAAAAATAGCAAAATTAGTAGAGTTTGAGAATGAAAATAAGGTAATCAACAGTGTGATATCAGCAATAATTTATGAGCAATCTCCAGGAATATCATTTGAGAAAATTTTACAACAAGTGAGAAAGATTCCAACAAATAAAAAAAAGAAAATTATTTTAGAAATGGCAGATTTACGAAAAAATAGAAGACATAGACCATCACGTGCATTTGAAATGGCAGAGTATACCTTTGATTTAGTCACAAATTTTGGAATGTTTAGAGATTTTCACAGACATAGAGCATTAACATTAGAAAGACAACTACTAACAACACATCACGGGTATGATATGCCTCAAGAAGTAAAAGATCTTGGAATGCAAAAAGAATTCAAAGAATGTATGAACAATACAGACACTGTTTTCAAAAAAATTCAAAAGAAATATCCTGAAGAAGCACAGTACGTTGTCAATTTTGGATATAATTATCCATACATGATGAAAATGAATATGAGGGAAGCTGTTCACATGATTGAATTAAGAACTGTACCTCAAGGACATCAAGATTATAGAATTGTAGCACAAAAAATGTATCAAGCAATAAATAAAAAACATCCAATTCTAAGCAATATAATGAAATTTGTGGATATGAATAAATACGAATTAGAAAGATTTGAATCAGAAAAAAGAACAGAAGAAAAAAGGAATAGACAATGA
- a CDS encoding tRNA (adenine-N1)-methyltransferase: MAKIKAGDLVLFFYNDSKKWLLKISKKEQFHSHIGVIKHSDAIGKEFGSRLITNKDKYVYLLKPTLHDHVMKMQHSTQIVYPKDFGYIAARMGVQSGQKIVEIGTGSGSLTTFLASIVNPRGHVYTFDVEPKFMEVAEKNIKKAGMSKYVTMHEMNLKKSKKMPLKDMDLAIIDLGDPWEVLPQVRKMLKSSGSVAAICPTMNQLEKLSVAFVENEFTDIECTEHILRRIEARDGKTRHSYQGIGHTTYLAIARKVHFNKKRTKKK; the protein is encoded by the coding sequence ATGGCAAAAATAAAAGCAGGAGATCTTGTGTTATTTTTTTACAACGATTCAAAAAAATGGCTATTAAAAATTTCTAAAAAAGAACAATTTCATTCTCATATAGGAGTAATCAAACACTCTGATGCAATTGGAAAAGAATTTGGTAGTAGATTAATTACAAACAAGGACAAATACGTCTACTTGTTAAAACCTACACTTCATGACCATGTAATGAAAATGCAACACAGTACACAAATCGTTTATCCAAAAGACTTTGGTTACATAGCAGCTAGAATGGGTGTGCAATCTGGACAAAAAATAGTTGAAATAGGAACTGGTAGTGGATCATTAACCACTTTTCTTGCTAGTATTGTGAATCCTCGTGGACATGTGTACACTTTTGACGTTGAACCAAAATTTATGGAAGTTGCAGAAAAAAATATCAAAAAAGCAGGAATGTCAAAATATGTCACCATGCATGAAATGAATCTAAAAAAATCTAAAAAAATGCCTTTGAAAGATATGGATTTGGCTATAATTGATCTTGGAGATCCATGGGAAGTTTTACCACAGGTTAGAAAAATGTTGAAAAGTAGCGGAAGTGTAGCAGCAATTTGCCCTACAATGAATCAGCTTGAAAAACTATCTGTGGCATTTGTAGAAAATGAATTTACTGACATTGAATGTACTGAACATATTCTTCGTCGTATTGAAGCTAGAGACGGTAAAACTAGACATTCCTACCAGGGAATTGGCCATACAACTTATCTTGCAATAGCACGAAAAGTCCACTTTAATAAGAAAAGAACAAAGAAGAAGTGA
- the msrB gene encoding peptide-methionine (R)-S-oxide reductase MsrB, protein MTEKITKTDEEWKKELTAEEYEVCRMKGTEQAFTGMYWDCKDDGVYKCRACGVELFSSDAKFDSGTGWPSFFKPEDDEQIEYIEDRSYGMLRVEVNCKKCGSHLGHVFDDGPAPSKLRYCINSVSLKLDKSN, encoded by the coding sequence ATGACTGAAAAAATTACCAAAACCGATGAAGAATGGAAAAAAGAATTGACTGCAGAAGAATATGAAGTTTGTAGAATGAAAGGTACCGAGCAAGCATTTACTGGAATGTATTGGGATTGTAAAGATGATGGCGTATACAAATGTAGAGCATGCGGAGTAGAATTATTTTCATCTGATGCAAAATTTGATTCAGGTACTGGATGGCCAAGTTTTTTCAAACCTGAAGATGATGAACAAATTGAATACATAGAAGACAGAAGTTATGGCATGTTGAGAGTTGAAGTTAATTGTAAAAAATGTGGATCACACTTGGGACATGTATTTGATGACGGTCCTGCGCCATCAAAACTTAGATACTGTATTAACTCAGTATCGCTCAAATTAGACAAGTCAAATTAA